One window of the Corticium candelabrum chromosome 7, ooCorCand1.1, whole genome shotgun sequence genome contains the following:
- the LOC134182261 gene encoding uncharacterized protein LOC134182261, with amino-acid sequence MADDAPALKRDTTMAATAKEGEDFLKSQGHNVAAVADADVKTRGQKQELEQISPSAKLTRASTTAVTTEEAKYVLEGKQRSRTRSQTAHADDDKDDSESKATMQRTSTMAATAKEAAGLLGISDLGKTRGQTVEKQQGEEEETEDAPPLKRAKTMVDTAKEGAALLGDKELGSTRAETAAVASLEEEEKPSLKRSGTMDVTAREAEEFLARPKQTQA; translated from the exons ATGGCAGACGATGCTCCAGCTCTGAAGCGTGATACAACCATGGCTGCTACAGCCAAG GAAGGAGAGGACTTTCTTAAGTCACAGGGGCACAAtgtagctgctgttgctgatgCTGATGTGAAGACACGTGGTCAGAAACAAGAGCTAGAACAGATATCTCCATCAGCCAAGCTCACGCGGGCCAGCACTACGGCTGTTACGACCGAG GAAGCAAAGTATGTGCTGGAGGGCAAGCAACGGTCACGAACTAGGTCACAGACTGCTCATGCTGATGATGATAAAGATGACTCAGAGTCTAAAGCAACAATGCAGAGAACAAGCACAATGGCTGCAACTGCAAAG GAGGCTGCTGGTTTACTGGGCATTAGTGATTTGGGGAAAACAAGAGGACAGACAGTTGAAAAGCAACAAGGTGAAGAGGAGGAAACTGAGGATGCTCCTCCACTTAAACGAGCGAAGACAATGGTGGACACAGCCAAG GAGGGAGCTGCTTTATTGGGAGACAAGGAGTTGGGCTCAACTCGAGCTGagactgctgctgttgcttctCTAGAGGAAGAAGAAAAGCCATCGCTCAAGAGGTCTGGGACAATGGATGTGACAGCACGG gAGGCAGAGGAGTTTCTGGCTCGTCCGAAGCAGACGCAGGCTTGA
- the LOC134181978 gene encoding cyclin-dependent kinase 11B-like, which translates to MVDDELNVPDGSGEGASDGEEDEAIALYDSDSEAVFAMDLDRKPVMEAVSPPESQRQEVSDEGMVETLVNRDEKDIEDEQLEGDTEKEEPLQVTVRAKHKSKLRKDASREKHKEKHTERSGRRGRRRSEESSRLSRTRKDRRSSRERKRVDRHSKKERQKKEERSSERKVERQRSDRAQLKEGHYERVDRSARQSSHRDDRTERDGDSWRKERDLREELQRVVEKKEKEKKKEHPTEDKRDLFQESSESESDNRSIEEVKLYKADEDDDDVKDKQSEEFVAELTYKHSDISDEESEKEDEVHLAVEPAASPGQENSSSNSEVEPEEEMEEEDSESEVQVLIGAVEEEQHSANPKAEPDYVTYYPAISGCRSLEKEYEYLNRIEEGTYGVVYRARERRTNEIVALKKVKMEREKEGFPITSLREINMLLKSKHPNIVHVREIVVGDNMDKIYIVMEYVEHDLKTLMESMKQPFLVGETKTLMIQLLRAVQHLHDNWILHRDLKASNLLLSHKGILKVGDFGLAREYGSPLKNYTQLVVTLWYRAPELLLGTKRYSTAVDMWSVGCIFGELLQHAPMFPGKSEIDQINKIFKELGTPSEKIWPSWTDLPAVKKVNFAKQPYNNLRNRYPYITESGLDLLNKFLTYDPARRVTADESLKHGFFKESPLPVDPSMFPTWPAKSELPRARKHASPSAPKGRREPEDGEGADGDSDAHGFHMGLAKAGHAAKGAGFSLRF; encoded by the exons ATGGTAGATGATGAATTAAATGTCCCCGATGGAAGCGGCGAGGGTGCGAGCGACGGAGAAGAAGATGAGGCCATTGCTCTTTATGATTCAGACTCAGAAGCTGTCTTTGCAATGGATTTAGATCGTAAACCAGTGATGGAAGCAGTTTCACCTCCAGAGAGTCAAAGACAAG AAGTATCTGATGAGGGAATGGTAGAAACGCTGGTTAATAGAGATGAAAAAGATATCGAGGATGAGCAACTGGAAGGTGATACTGAGAAAGAAGAACCTCTTCAAGTCACTGTACGAGCTAAACATAAGTCTAAGCTTAGAAAAGATGCAAGTCGGGAGAAACACAAAGAGAAACATACAGAAAGAAGTGGCCGAAGAGGTAGGAGACGATCAGAAGAGAGCAGTCGGTTATCTCGAACTAGGAAAGACAGAAGGAGTAGTAGGGAAAGGAAACGAGTAGATCGACATTCAAAGAAGGAAAGACAGAAGAAAGAGGAACGAAGTTCAGAACGAAAAGTAGAGAGACAAAGATCAGACAGAGCACAGTTAAAGGAGGGTCACTATGAAAGGGTTGATCGGTCTGCAAGGCAAAGCTCACATCGAGATGATAGAACAGAACGAGATGGAGACAGCTGGCGAAAGGAACGTGACTTACGAGAGGAATTACAACGAGTTGTTGAGAAGAAGGAAAAGGAGAAGAAAAAAGAGCATCCAACTGAAGATAAAAGAGATTTATTTCAAGAGTCTTCTGAAAGTGAGTCAGACAACAGATCAATCGAGGAGGTAAAATTGTATAAAGCtgatgaggatgatgatgatgtaaaGGACAAACAGAGTGAAGAGTTTGTGGCAGaattaacatacaaacatagtgACATTAGTGATGAGGAGAGTGAGAAAGAAGATGAGGTGCATTTAGCGGTTGAACCTGCTGCTTCTCCTGGACAAGAAAATTCTTCTTCTAATAGTGAAGTTGAGCCCGAAGAAGAAATGGAGGAGGAGGATTCTGAGAGTGAGGTTCAAGTGCTAATAGGAGCTGTTGAAGAAGAACAGCATTCTGCTAACCCTAAAGCTGAACCAGATTATGTGACTTACTATCCAGCTATTTCTGGGTGTCGTAGCCTGGAGAAAGAGTATGAATATTTGAACAGAATTGAAGAAGGGACATATGGTGTTGTTTATCGAGCaagagaaagaagaacaa ATGAAATTGTGGCATTAAAGAAGGTAAAGATGGAACGTGAAAAAGAAGGTTTTCCAATCACTTCTCTACGTGAAATCAACATGCTACTAAAATCCAAGCATCCAAACATCGTACATGTCAGA GAAATAGTGGTTGGAGACAACATGGACAAGATATACATTGTAATGGAGTATGTAGAGCATGATTTGAAGACTCTAATGGAGTCAATGAAGCAACCTTTTCTTGTAG GAGAAACTAAAACACTAATGATTCAGTTGTTACGTGCTGTACAGCATTTACACGACAACTGGATTTTACATCGTGATCTGAAGGCTTCTAACTTGCTGCTCAGTCACAAGGGAATTCTGAAG GTTGGTGACTTTGGCCTAGCAAGAGAATACGGATCTCCGTTGAAGAACTACACACAGCTAGTAGTGACGCTTTGGTACAGAGCTCCAGAATTACTTTTGGGCACTAAG AGATACTCTACAGCTGTGGACATGTGGTCAGTTGGCTGTATATTTGGTGAGCTTCTACAGCATGCGCCCATGTTCCCTGGAAAGTCAGAAATTgatcaaatcaacaaaatatttaaG GAATTGGGAACACCAAGTGAAAAGATTTGGCCAAGCTGGACTGATCTACCTGCTGTCAAGAAG GTCAACTTTGCAAAGCAGCCATACAACAATCTAAGAAATAGATATCCATATATTACAGAGAGTGGACTGGATTTGCTGAACAA GTTTTTGACATATGATCCTGCACGACGTGTTACAGCCGATGAGTCTCTAAAACACGGGTTCTTCAAG GAATCACCATTACCTGTTGATCCATCTATGTTTCCTACCTGGCCAGCTAAGTCTGAACTACCAAGAGCAAGGAAACATGCTAGTCCATCTGCACCAAAAGGACGCCGTGAACCAGAAGATGGGGAA GGAGCTGATGGCGACAGTGATGCTCATGGATTTCACATGGGACTTGCCAAGGCAGGTCATGCTGCGAAAGGCGCTGGCTTTAGTCTTCGGTTCTAA